GCCACAAACCTTTACAACAACTATTCTTTAAATACAGAACCACAATTTGATATTGGCGATAAGCATTATCACTTCGAACTATCTGATAAAGATGTGAAAACACAGGCGTTAATTCAATTTAATGATATCTTTGCGCAAGTTTTTATTGATCAGCAAAGCAACAAAATCATGGGCGTGCGCTATTTAGATAAGCAAGCATTAGTGGACATGAATCCGTATTCTAGTAATGAAATGGATGATAGCTTTACAATGTCACATGAACGTTCTGACAAGCGAAATCCGGATCAAAATGCCAACCAGCTGCTGACACTCTATGAATTGACCAATGAAATGCGTGAGTTGCATCATCGAGATCACTTAGAGGTGAATAGTACGCTTGAGAATGTTGCAACTGTTAATCTTTTTCAATCTGTTGATGATAGCTCTGCAGAATTTACCGAAAATAACTTAATGAGCTTAATTAATGAGACGCCGTTGAGTTATCAGTCTATCTCACAAAATGTAGGGTATAATTTTAGCGATGTACCCACACTGGTTAATAGTTGGATGAATTCAGATGCACACCGTTCAAGGTTGTTGAGTGGAAAGTATGATGAAATGGGTGGTAAAATAGACGACAATTACTTTTTACTAATCTTTTTAGAGCGAGGGGCAGATCAAGATGATGTTTGATGAGGCTTTTGTTGATGTGTTGGATGAGACAGATGCGTTAGCAAGTATGATACGTCAATCAGATGTTTTTCAAAACTATCGCAAAGCTAAGATGAATCTCGATCAAGATGATGTGGCTAAGTCATACTATCAAGCATTTATGAAAGAGAAAGAACGCTATGAAGAAGTTCAAAGATTTGGGCGTTATCATCCGGATTATCAAGAAGTGATGCTTGCGACACGACGTCAAAAACGTGCATATGAAACGCATAAGACAGTTGTCGCTTTTAAGCAAAGCGAGCATGATTTGCAATTGTTATTGGATGAAGTCGTGACTATTTTAGCATCAAGTGTATCTGAACATGTGAAAGTGGATGCTGGTACGCCATTGTTTCATCAATCCAGCTGTGGATGTGGATCAGGTGGCGGTTGTCAATGTCACGCATAATATAGGAAAAGGAGCAGTCGCTTGACTGCTCCTTTTTAGCACTTAATTACTTTGATAAAATGTTAAAAATTGTTTGCCGATTGTTGGTCGATCTGTCACTAATGTGTGAACACCTTTGTTTGCTAAATCGACCATATAGTCAACATTATTGACACCGTAAAAACCAGGTGCAATATTTTGTTGATTTAACCAAGAAATCAATTTACGTTGTGTCAGTACAAGTCCTTTATGAACGGTTGGCATTTGGAACGTATCGGCTAATCCTTGGTATAGATGACCTAATCCACTATAGCACTTCAAAATCCCTTCAGTAACTTCATGTTGGCTAGCACCAATGGCAATTTCATCTTGAATATCCAATGTGTGAAAACGTTCGATTTGCTCCTTATAGAAACTTGTCACAAGAACGCGTGATTCTGCATGATTTTCTTTAATAACTTTGTATAGACGCTCAGCCGCAATCGTTCCTTCATAACTATTTGGATGGTCCTTAATATCGATATTAACCAACTGATCT
This region of Staphylococcus sp. IVB6240 genomic DNA includes:
- a CDS encoding CAP-associated domain-containing protein, encoding MKRYLIKIIGVFILIGFLVYLFYAPRLEFDVLENPNHNEERRYEKAKQPAQSTTAENPKLEKGLGLLVGESMTQVTKKYGQADRVYHYLQGYQTYVFKRDKAYMLITTKDNEVKSAYVTGKTTESESGPIKIGEDATNLYNNYSLNTEPQFDIGDKHYHFELSDKDVKTQALIQFNDIFAQVFIDQQSNKIMGVRYLDKQALVDMNPYSSNEMDDSFTMSHERSDKRNPDQNANQLLTLYELTNEMRELHHRDHLEVNSTLENVATVNLFQSVDDSSAEFTENNLMSLINETPLSYQSISQNVGYNFSDVPTLVNSWMNSDAHRSRLLSGKYDEMGGKIDDNYFLLIFLERGADQDDV
- a CDS encoding YlbF family regulator, with product MFDEAFVDVLDETDALASMIRQSDVFQNYRKAKMNLDQDDVAKSYYQAFMKEKERYEEVQRFGRYHPDYQEVMLATRRQKRAYETHKTVVAFKQSEHDLQLLLDEVVTILASSVSEHVKVDAGTPLFHQSSCGCGSGGGCQCHA
- a CDS encoding glycerophosphodiester phosphodiesterase, whose protein sequence is MTKTNRVLTGSLVGIASLISGALYITNKNKSIQKREIKPFFTHKAPYVFSHRGGMQERPESTELAFDHSVAMGLTGFETDIRITKDEQVIVFHDATVDRTTNGSGAVSQHTLSELQQLDAGYRFTNINGRKPYQNHPQAKIMTMAALLQRYPDQLVNIDIKDHPNSYEGTIAAERLYKVIKENHAESRVLVTSFYKEQIERFHTLDIQDEIAIGASQHEVTEGILKCYSGLGHLYQGLADTFQMPTVHKGLVLTQRKLISWLNQQNIAPGFYGVNNVDYMVDLANKGVHTLVTDRPTIGKQFLTFYQSN